In Labrus mixtus chromosome 3, fLabMix1.1, whole genome shotgun sequence, a single window of DNA contains:
- the gpr52 gene encoding G-protein coupled receptor 52 — MNQSELTTDPVLTANSSHVDFFPGMASNHSCPLGWGLNEGLEACVLETAVIVLLTVLIIAGNLTVIFVFHCAPLLHHYTTSYFIQTMAYADLLVGLSCLVPTLSLLHYPAGVQEPITCQVFSYIISVLKSVSMACLACISVDRYLAITKPLSYNQLVTPCRLRGCITLIWVYSSVVFLPCFFGWGKPGYHGDIFEWCAHSWPTSALFTGFVVCLLYAPAALVVCFTYYHIFRICQQHNRDISERRARFPSQEMEAGEGGGGGHHGGHGPDRRYAMVLFRITSVFYMLWLPYIIYFLLESSHVMDSPALSFITTWLAISNSFCNCVIYSLSNSVFRLGMRRLSQTICSFSHCAADDRDFGEPKPRKRANSCSI, encoded by the coding sequence ATGAACCAGTCTGAACTGACAACAGACCCAGTGCTCACTGCCAATAGCAGCCATGTAGACTTCTTTCCTGGGATGGCCTCCAATCACTCCTGCCCCTTGGGCTGGGGGCTGAATGAAGGCCTGGAGGCCTGTGTCCTGGAGACTGCTGTCATCGTACTCCTGACAGTGCTCATCATTGCCGGGAACCTGACGGTGATCTTTGTTTTCCACTGTGCCCCGCTACTACACCACTACACAACCAGCTACTTCATCCAGACCATGGCGTATGCTGACCTGCTGGTGGGTCTTAGCTGCCTGGTTCCCACCCTGTCTCTGCTCCACTACCCAGCAGGAGTCCAAGAGCCAATCACATGCCAGGTTTTCAGCTATATCATCTCTGTTCTAAAGAGCGTTTCAATGGCCTGCTTGGCTTGCATCAGTGTGGATCGTTACCTGGCCATAACTAAACCCCTATCATACAACCAGCTGGTGACGCCATGCCGGCTACGAGGCTGCATCACCCTAATCTGGGTCTACTCTAGCGTTGTTTTCTTGCCCTGCTTCTTCGGGTGGGGAAAGCCAGGCTATCATGGGGACATTTTTGAATGGTGTGCTCACTCTTGGCCCACCTCTGCCCTTTTTACAggctttgttgtgtgtttgctctATGCACCTGCTGCGCTTGTAGTTTGTTTTACCTATTACCACATCTTTCGCATCTGCCAGCAGCATAACAGAGACATTAGTGAACGGCGGGCACGCTTCCCAAGTCAGGAGATGGAGGCTGGtgaggggggtggtggtgggcaTCACGGAGGACATGGACCAGATCGACGATATGCGATGGTGCTATTCCGCATCACCAGTGTTTTCTATATGCTTTGGCTGCCCTACATAATCTACTTCCTGTTAGAGAGCTCCCATGTGATGGATAGCCCTGCCCTCTCCTTCATCACCACCTGGCTTGCCATCAGCAACAGCTTCTGCAACTGTGTTATCTACAGCCTGTCTAATAGTGTGTTCCGTCTAGGCATGCGTAGGCTCTCACAGACAATTTGCTCTTTCAGTCACTGTGCAGCTGATGACAGAGACTTTGGGGAACCTAAACCAAGGAAGAGGGCAAATTCATGCTCCATCTGA